From Anopheles coluzzii chromosome 3, AcolN3, whole genome shotgun sequence, the proteins below share one genomic window:
- the LOC120955483 gene encoding annulin isoform X1, with protein MGSKVSTFWRRANCCQCSSCMDRGVSDDRGSSRYNPLAKHPLVSWGMADKTDSPSADVLTVKSVDLCTEENGKDHHTKRYELMSRDEYSGKIPKLVVRRGQPFRLRLVCDRPYDRARDALSLIFTVADEDQPTHGHGTLVGIPVNQFPEQLGEPEEWGAAIEAINGDLLQVLVKPAATAPVGQWKLDIDTKLLSEAFGKSYSLPQAFYVLFNPWCPDDLVYMEEKAHRHEYVMSDTTLIYRGSYNRLRPSVWKFGQFEKHVLDCSLLLIAKIGKVSATHRGDPVRVCRAISAAVNSPDDDGALMGNWSGDFSGGTPPTKWVGSVEILQQFYKRQKPVKFAQCWVFAGVVSTICRAIGIPSRVVTNYSSAHDTQASLTVDYFVDKSGKIMEEMNADSIWNYHVWNEVWMQRPDLGISSDGDYGGWQAIDATPQESSDGMFRCGPASVLAVKLGEVLKPYDNNFLFAEVNADKVFWRYTGPHHPLKLLRKDVLGIGLFISTKAVGRWEREDITSSYKFAEKSEEERATMLKALKQANSYFSRYYLNEEFNEVYFNFELRDDIKIGEPFSVILTVKNRSSENRHVVEGSLHVDTVLYTGKDRESVKVDKFSVTLEPGTEESIRMIVEFHEYYRKLRDQAAFNISCMATVLDTEFEFYAQDDFRVRKPDIKISLLGKPVSQAPVDVQFTLENPLPIPLHKGLFHLEGSGIGKPLLFKHAEIAPGEKVSNTFTMTPPYSGRLTLAAKFTSKELDDVDGFLAFLAHPRPEDIITEVEDNVIVARTDVID; from the exons ATGGGCAGCAAAGTGAGCACCTTCTGGCGGCGGGCAAACTGCTGCCAGTGTTCGTCGTGCATGGACCGTGGCGTCTCTGATGATCGAGGAAGCTCAAGGTACAATCCGTTGGCGAAGCATCCCCTCGTTTCCTGGGGAATGGCCGATAAAACAG ATTCACCCTCCGCTGATGTGCTGACGGTAAAGTCGGTCGATCTTTGCACGGAGGAAAACGGTAAAGATCATCACACCAAGCGATATGAGCTGATGAGCCGGGATGAGTATAGTGGGAAGATACCGAAGCTGGTCGTACGTCGTGGACAACCGTTCCGTTTGCGGTTGGTATGCGATCGTCCGTACGATCGGGCTCGCGATGCGTTGAGCCTTATATTCACCGTAGCTGATGAGGATCAGCCAACACACGGTCACGGGACGTTGGTGGGCATTCCGGTTAATCAGTTTCCGGAGCAGCTAGGCGAGCCGGAGGAGTGGGGTGCCGCGATTGAGGCGATCAATGGCGATCTGCTCCAGGTGTTGGTGAAGCCGGCAGCGACGGCTCCGGTCGGTCAGTGGAAGCTGGACATTGATACGAAGCTGCTGAGTGAAGCGTTCGGTAAGAGTTATTCGCTTCCGCAGGCGTTCTACGTCCTATTCAATCCATGGTGTCCGGATGATCTCGTGTACATGGAAG AGAAAGCACACCGTCACGAGTATGTGATGAGTGACACGACACTCATCTACCGTGGATCTTACAATCGACTACGCCCCTCGGTGTGGAAGTTCGGACAGTTTGAAAAGCACGTCCTGGATTGTTCTCTACTGCTGATTGCAAAGATCGGCAAGGTTAGTGCAACGCACCGGGGCGATCCGGTCAGGGTGTGTCGTGCCATCTCGGCCGCAGTCAACTCACCGGACGATGATGGTGCACTGATGGGCAACTGGAGTGGAGACTTCTCGGGTGGAACTCCACCGACCAAGTGGGTTGGATCGGTGGAGATACTGCAGCAGTTCTACAAGCGGCAAAAGCCGGTCAAGTTTGCCCAGTGCTGGGTGTTTGCGGGTGTTGTGTCTACAA ttTGTCGTGCCATCGGTATACCGTCCCGTGTCGTAACGAACTACTCCTCAGCGCACGACACGCAAGCCTCCCTCACGGTGGACTACTTCGTGGACAAGAGTGGCAAAATTATGGAGGAGATGAACGCCGACTCCATCTGGAACTATCACGTGTGGAATGAGGTGTGGATGCAGCGGCCCGATCTGGGCATCAGCTCAGACGGTGACTATGGTGGCTGGCAAGCGATCGATGCTACGCCCCAGGAAAGCTCGGACGGAATGTTCCGCTGTGGTCCCGCGTCCGTGTTGGCGGTGAAGCTGGGCGAAGTGCTCAAACCGTACGATAATAACTTTCTCTTTGCGGAGGTTAATGCGGACAAGGTGTTTTGGCGCTACACCGGGCCACACCATCCGCTGAAGTTGCTGCGCAAGGATGTGCTTGGAATTGGGCTGTTTATCAGCACGAAGGCAGTCGGACGGTGGGAGCGGGAGGACATTACGTCAAGCTACAAGTTTGCAGAAAAGTCGGAAGAAGAACGGGCCACAATGCTGAAGGCGCTGAAGCAAGCTAACAGCTACTTTAGCCGCTACTATCTGAACGAGGAGTTCAATGAGGTTTACTTTAACTTTGAGCTGCGGGATGATATTAAGATCGGTGAACCGTTCAGTGTG ATATTGACGGTCAAAAATCGATCATCGGAAAACCGGCACGTGGTAGAGGGATCGCTTCACGTCGATACCGTACTGTACACGGGCAAAGATCGGGAAAGCGTAAAGGTGGACAAGTTCTCCGTCACACTTGAACCTGGCACGGAAGAGTCCATCCGTATGATCGTTGAGTTCCACGAGTACTATCGCAAGCTGCGCGATCAGGCAGCATTCAACATCTCCTGTATGGCGACCGTACTCGATACGGAGTTTGAGTTCTACGCGCAGGATGATTTCCGTGTGCGCAAGCCGGATATAAAGATATCACTGCTTGGTAAGCCAGTATCGCAGGCACCTGTTGATGTGCAGTTTACGCTTGAAAATCCGCTCCCGATACCGCTGCACAAGGGACTGTTCCATCTGGAAGGATCGGGCATTGGCAAACCGCTTCTTTTTAAG CACGCTGAAATCGCACCCGGAGAGAAGGTCTCCAACACATTCACTATGACACCACCGTACTCGGGACGGTTGACGCTCGCTGCCAAGTTTACCTCGAAAGAGCTGGACGATGTGGATGGCTTCTTGGCGTTCCTCGCCCATCCACGACCGGAGGATATCATCACGGAGGTGGAAGATAACGTAATCGTTGCCCGGACGGACGTGATCGATTAG
- the LOC120955484 gene encoding annulin-like, whose amino-acid sequence MELNNSGAHTLPFAFWQHDQNDLENEIDHEPSAELTIERIDTCLEENGLNHRTEKFELMSTSNAKAKPSQLVVRRGEEFLVKLICSRPVNLKTDAISLVLAVDPIASEWISHGHGTVVYLILQTGDNNEEEDSDWNAKLRSMQVNEDGLTELLVAIRTSPTASVSRWTLTINVKSEGVEESNSYQLDQPFYLLFNAWCEEDPVYLEDEDQRREYVLEDMTMIWKGNERSFYPRKWKLGQYEENILDCALWLLGDVARLSATYRGNPVKVCRALSGVVNSNDNYGVVTGNWSGSYGDGTAPTAWTGSVKILQEYYRTESPVRYGQCWVFAGVLATLCRVLGLPCRIVTNFSSAHDTEASLTVDVYLDEEGNVMRNFSRDSIWNYHVWNEVWLKRPDLGTAAYDGWQVIDGTPQEFSDGTYKLGPAPVVAVRKGLVNVLYDCDFVFAEVNADKVFWRYRGPGRALKLIQKDTAGIGQFISTKAIGVDEREDITASYKCGEQSSEAKLTMLRALKLGQSCLTKHYLKQVRIEDRSSIKHEGRDVEFELELNDRALVGEAFNIVLRVRNVSPDEPHTVSGRIHLNHILYTGKNIKTITSHPFTVEVEPSGEEVIEVPVAFDDYYEPGMDEAIFKVTSFATIEGADYEYFSQEDYSLRKPDVQLELSGTPLLRSSLKVKATFYNPLPIPITAGSFQIECSGLCKSLTIPIEFVDARDKCEVTFLIRPSFKGSTQLSAKFQSNELSDIEGSLNFEVEEREENNTLHEVLFFS is encoded by the exons ATGGAACTGAATAACTCAGGAGCACACACGTTGCCGTTCGCATTTTGGCAGCACGACCAAAATG ACCTTGAGAATGAGATCGATCATGAGCCGTCGGCCGAACTAACGATTGAAAGAATCGACACCTGTTTGGAGGAAAATGGTCTCAATCATCGGACGGAAAAATTTGAACTTATGAGCACATCCAATGCCAAAGCGAAACCTTCCCAGCTCGTCGTACGCCGTGGTGAAGAGTTCCTTGTGAAGCTGATCTGCAGCCGGCCGGTGAACTTGAAAACGGATGCCATATCGCTCGTCCTAGCGGTGGATCCTATAGCAAGTGAATGGATCAGCCATGGGCATGGGACGGTCGTTTACCTGATACTGCAAACAGGCGATAACAATGAGGAGGAAGATTCCGACTGGAATGCAAAGCTACGATCGATGCAGGTGAATGAGGACGGCCTAACGGAGCTGCTCGTTGCGATACGAACTTCACCCACCGCGTCCGTATCCCGGTGGACGCTGACTATCAACGTCAAGTCGGAGGGAGTGGAGGAGAGCAACAGCTACCAGCTCGATCAACCGTTCTATCTACTATTCAATGCCTGGTGTGAAGAGGATCCAGTTTATCTTGAGG ATGAGGATCAACGGCGCGAGTACGTGCTGGAGGACATGACGATGATCTGGAAGGGAAACGAGCGCAGCTTCTATCCCCGCAAATGGAAACTTGGCCAGTACGAGGAGAACATTCTCGACTGTGCGCTCTGGCTGCTCGGCGACGTCGCCCGCCTTTCCGCCACCTACCGGGGCAATCCGGTCAAGGTGTGCCGTGCCCTGTCCGGCGTGGTCAACAGCAACGATAACTACGGCGTCGTAACCGGCAACTGGAGCGGCAGCTACGGCGACGGGACGGCCCCAACCGCTTGGACCGGGTCGGTCAAGATCCTGCAAGAGTACTACCGCACCGAAAGCCCGGTCCGGTACGGCCAGTGCTGGGTGTTTGCCGGTGTACTGGCCACGCTCTGCCGGGTACTTGGACTCCCGTGTCGCATCGTCACCAACTTCTCGTCCGCCCACGACACGGAAGCTTCGCTCACGGTGGACGTATACCTGGACGAGGAGGGCAACGTGATGCGGAACTTTTCACGCGACTCCATCTGGAACTACCACGTGTGGAACGAGGTGTGGCTGAAGCGTCCCGATCTTGGTACGGCCGCGTACGACGGTTGGCAGGTGATCGATGGCACGCCGCAGGAATTTTCCGACGGCACGTACAAGCTCGGTCCCGCACCGGTCGTTGCCGTTCGGAAGGGGCTAGTGAACGTGCTGTACGATTGTGATTTTGTCTTTGCGGAGGTGAACGCGGACAAGGTGTTTTGGCGCTACCGGGGCCCCGGTAGGGCGTTGAAGCTGATCCAGAAGGATACGGCTGGGATTGGGCAGTTCATTAGCACGAAGGCGATCGGTGTGGATGAGCGGGAGGACATTACGGCCAGCTACAAGTGCGGTGAACAGTCGTCCGAAGCGAAACTTACGATGCTGCGAGCGCTCAAGCTGGGCCAGAGCTGTCTAACGAAGCACTACCTCAAGCAGGTGAGGATTGAGGATCGTTCCTCGATCAAGCACGAGGGCCGCGATGTGGAGTTCGAGCTGGAGTTGAACGATCGTGCCCTGGTCGGGGAAGCGTTCAACATTGTGCTGCGGGTAAGGAACGTATCACCGGACGAGCCCCACACGGTCAGCGGTCGGATCCATCTCAACCACATCCTGTACACGGGCAAGAACATCAAAACCATCACGAGCCACCCGTTCACGGTGGAGGTGGAGCCGAGCGGAGAGGAAGTGATTGAGGTGCCGGTCGCGTTCGACGACTACTACGAGCCGGGCATGGATGAGGCGATCTTTAAGGTGACCAGCTTCGCCACCATCGAGGGTGCGGACTATGAGTACTTCTCGCAGGAGGATTACAGCCTCCGCAAGCCAGACGTCCAGCTGGAGTTGAGCGGTACGCCGTTGCTGCGCTCTTCGCTCAAGGTTAAGGCGACGTTCTACAATCCACTGCCGATTCCCATCACCGCCGGGTCGTTCCAGATTGAGTGTTCCGGATTGTGCAAGAGTCTCACCATTCCG ATTGAGTTTGTTGACGCGAGGGACAAGTGTGAAGTCACCTTCCTGATTCGACCCTCGTTCAAGGGAAGCACTCAGCTGTCGGCCAAATTCCAGTCCAACGAGCTGAGCGATATCGAAGGGTCGCTTAACTTCGAGGTGGAAGAGCGCGAGGAAAACAATACACTGCAtgaggttttatttttctcctaA
- the LOC120955485 gene encoding annulin-like, giving the protein MSTTSTNYRIWPARKVVTNSAIKDVLKIESINLCFDENGKTFHTSHYEAMTKPRPTKRPRQLIVRRGAPFEVRLLTNRRFDPTVDTMVLVVSIVSYGSEKPCFGNGTETYVLVSVATDGTAPAEPDELAEDWRAVVVDSKDKEKGKVELTLQIMIPSYTPVWRWSIQFHTRLDTTDAKSMTEIKEPLFVLFNPWCKNDAVYMEDEAWRSEYILDDSTAICKPASKGLHMSSWFLGQFEANVLDSALYIVEQVANVKAPISGNPVLVIRALSGALNTADGTGVLQGNWSNNYEGGTAPTSWTGSAKILQEFYDTGERVKYGQCWVYAGLLTSVCRAIGIPSRVITNFESAGDHDASLSIDYFVDDSEKTGAGMTVDSIWNYHVWSEVWMQRKDLHNPTYDGWQAVDATPQVLSDGMFKCGPCPVSAIKQGHVHVPYDGEFIYAEVNADVIYWSIGNDQNPPKPLEISTAQVGKNISTKAIGSGKREDVTERYKYPEDSKEERDVMKTAMKYSSQRFSSAGLAKRLLGAMVNDSNGTEDAIQLEIKCDEELTLGTTFQIEVVVTCASAVSSVEVTGKLVLRDSDYTGRDMATLKVTPFAIKLEPRESKSIIVPLEYGEYKTMDTHKTNLRAICTAEVKGSDRTYFKLKNFHLSVPAIELSVVEHSTSGPIAVQVDLSNPLPVPLTGGRFVVEGSRYTDPMEKKYESIPAGETVQFIYPINLSHKGKMVVTASFVSKELKNVHGDLTIDIP; this is encoded by the exons ATGTCTACCACCTCTACCAACTACCGGATATGGCCGGCTCGAAAAG TGGTGACGAACAGTGCGATAAAGGATGTGCTGAAGATCGAGTCGATCAATCTGTGCTTCGATGAGAACGGGAAAACCTTCCACACGTCCCACTACGAGGCGATGACGAAACCGCGACCGACGAAACGTCCCCGCCAGCTGATCGTAAGGCGCGGGGCTCCGTTCGAGGTGCGATTGCTTACCAACCGGCGGTTCGATCCGACCGTCGACACGATGGTGCTGGTAGTTTCGATCGTTTCGTACGGCAGCGAGAAGCCATGCTTCGGCAATGGGACGGAAACGTACGTGCTGGTGTCGGTGGCGACGGACGGGACAGCACCGGCCGAACCGGACGAGCTGGCGGAGGATTGGCGAGCGGTCGTGGTCGATAGTAAGGATAAGGAGAAGGGAAAGGTGGAGCTGACGCTGCAGATTATGATACCGTCTTACACGCCCGTCTGGCGGTGGTCGATTCAATTCCACACCCGGCTGGACACGACGGACGCGAAGAGCATGACGGAGATCAAGGAACCGTTGTTTGTGCTGTTCAACCCTTGGTGCAAGAACGATGCGGTGTACATGGAAG ATGAAGCTTGGCGTTCAGAGTACATCCTGGACGATAGTACGGCCATCTGCAAGCCCGCCTCGAAGGGGCTGCACATGAGCAGCTGGTTCCTCGGCCAGTTCGAGGCGAACGTGCTCGACAGCGCGCTCTACATCGTGGAGCAGGTGGCCAACGTGAAGGCCCCGATCAGCGGCAATCCGGTGCTGGTGATCCGTGCCCTTTCCGGCGCGCTCAACACGGCCGACGGGACCGGTGTGCTGCAGGGCAACTGGAGCAACAACTACGAGGGCGGCACGGCTCCCACCTCCTGGACCGGGTCGGCCAAGATACTGCAGGAGTTTTACGACACCGGGGAGAGGGTCAAGTACGGCCAGTGCTGGGTGTATGCCGGGCTGCTCACCAGCGTGTGCCGTGCGATCGGCATCCCGAGCCGGGTAATTACCAACTTCGAGTCGGCCGGCGATCACGATGCGTCCCTGTCGATCGACTACTTCGTGGACGATTCGGAAAAGACGGGCGCCGGCATGACGGTCGACTCGATCTGGAACTATCACGTCTGGAGCGAGGTGTGGATGCAGCGGAAGGATCTGCACAATCCCACCTACGACGGGTGGCAGGCGGTGGACGCGACGCCCCAGGTGCTGTCCGACGGCATGTTCAAGTGCGGCCCGTGCCCGGTCAGTGCGATCAAGCAGGGCCACGTGCACGTCCCGTACGATGGGGAGTTTATCTACGCGGAGGTGAACGCGGACGTGATCTACTGGTCGATCGGGAACGATCAGAATCCACCGAAGCCGCTCGAGATCAGCACGGCACAGGTGGGGAAGAACATCAGCACCAAAGCGATCGGGTCGGGCAAGCGGGAAGACGTGACGGAGCGGTACAAGTACCCGGAGGACTCGAAAGAGGAGCGCGACGTTATGAAGACGGCGATGAAGTACAGCAGCCAGCGGTTTAGCAGTGCGGGGCTGGCGAAACGGCTGCTGGGGGCAATGGTGAACGATAGCAACGGCACGGAAGATGCGATCCAGCTCGAGATCAAGTGTGACGAGGAGCTGACGCTGGGCACGACGTTCCAGATCGAGGTGGTGGTGACGTGCGCCAGTGCGGTCAGCTCGGTGGAAGTTACGGGCAAGTTGGTGCTGCGCGACTCCGACTACACTGGGCGCGATATGGCAACACTGAAGGTGACACCGTTCGCCATCAAGCTGGAACCGAGGGAGTCGAAATCGATCATCGTGCCGCTGGAGTACGGCGAGTACAAAACGATGGATACGCACAAGACGAACCTACGGGCGATCTGTACGGCGGAGGTGAAGGGTAGCGATCGGACGTACTTTAAGCTGAAAAACTTCCACCTTTCCGTGCCGGCGATCGAGCTGTCGGTGGTCGAGCACAGTACGTCCGGACCGATCGCGGTACAGGTGGATCTGAGCAATCCACTGCCGGTTCCACTGACTGGTGGCCGGTTCGTGGTGGAAGGCTCGCGCTATACCGATCCGATGGAGAAAAAG TACGAGAGCATACCGGCCGGTGAAACGGTGCAGTTTATCTATCCGATCAATCTATCCCACAAGGGTAAGATGGTCGTTACGGCATCGTTCGTTTCGAAGGAGCTGAAAAATGTGCATGGAGATCTTACCATTGATATTCCTTAA
- the LOC120955483 gene encoding annulin isoform X2: MSYLYDYVEKYLPTSWRRKRIRRPIIWSSPEYSPSADVLTVKSVDLCTEENGKDHHTKRYELMSRDEYSGKIPKLVVRRGQPFRLRLVCDRPYDRARDALSLIFTVADEDQPTHGHGTLVGIPVNQFPEQLGEPEEWGAAIEAINGDLLQVLVKPAATAPVGQWKLDIDTKLLSEAFGKSYSLPQAFYVLFNPWCPDDLVYMEEKAHRHEYVMSDTTLIYRGSYNRLRPSVWKFGQFEKHVLDCSLLLIAKIGKVSATHRGDPVRVCRAISAAVNSPDDDGALMGNWSGDFSGGTPPTKWVGSVEILQQFYKRQKPVKFAQCWVFAGVVSTICRAIGIPSRVVTNYSSAHDTQASLTVDYFVDKSGKIMEEMNADSIWNYHVWNEVWMQRPDLGISSDGDYGGWQAIDATPQESSDGMFRCGPASVLAVKLGEVLKPYDNNFLFAEVNADKVFWRYTGPHHPLKLLRKDVLGIGLFISTKAVGRWEREDITSSYKFAEKSEEERATMLKALKQANSYFSRYYLNEEFNEVYFNFELRDDIKIGEPFSVILTVKNRSSENRHVVEGSLHVDTVLYTGKDRESVKVDKFSVTLEPGTEESIRMIVEFHEYYRKLRDQAAFNISCMATVLDTEFEFYAQDDFRVRKPDIKISLLGKPVSQAPVDVQFTLENPLPIPLHKGLFHLEGSGIGKPLLFKHAEIAPGEKVSNTFTMTPPYSGRLTLAAKFTSKELDDVDGFLAFLAHPRPEDIITEVEDNVIVARTDVID, encoded by the exons ATGAGCTATTTATACGATTATGTGGAAAAGTACTTGCCAACGTCGTGGCGAAGAAAACGCATCCGTCGTCCTATTATATGGTCCTCTCCAGAGT ATTCACCCTCCGCTGATGTGCTGACGGTAAAGTCGGTCGATCTTTGCACGGAGGAAAACGGTAAAGATCATCACACCAAGCGATATGAGCTGATGAGCCGGGATGAGTATAGTGGGAAGATACCGAAGCTGGTCGTACGTCGTGGACAACCGTTCCGTTTGCGGTTGGTATGCGATCGTCCGTACGATCGGGCTCGCGATGCGTTGAGCCTTATATTCACCGTAGCTGATGAGGATCAGCCAACACACGGTCACGGGACGTTGGTGGGCATTCCGGTTAATCAGTTTCCGGAGCAGCTAGGCGAGCCGGAGGAGTGGGGTGCCGCGATTGAGGCGATCAATGGCGATCTGCTCCAGGTGTTGGTGAAGCCGGCAGCGACGGCTCCGGTCGGTCAGTGGAAGCTGGACATTGATACGAAGCTGCTGAGTGAAGCGTTCGGTAAGAGTTATTCGCTTCCGCAGGCGTTCTACGTCCTATTCAATCCATGGTGTCCGGATGATCTCGTGTACATGGAAG AGAAAGCACACCGTCACGAGTATGTGATGAGTGACACGACACTCATCTACCGTGGATCTTACAATCGACTACGCCCCTCGGTGTGGAAGTTCGGACAGTTTGAAAAGCACGTCCTGGATTGTTCTCTACTGCTGATTGCAAAGATCGGCAAGGTTAGTGCAACGCACCGGGGCGATCCGGTCAGGGTGTGTCGTGCCATCTCGGCCGCAGTCAACTCACCGGACGATGATGGTGCACTGATGGGCAACTGGAGTGGAGACTTCTCGGGTGGAACTCCACCGACCAAGTGGGTTGGATCGGTGGAGATACTGCAGCAGTTCTACAAGCGGCAAAAGCCGGTCAAGTTTGCCCAGTGCTGGGTGTTTGCGGGTGTTGTGTCTACAA ttTGTCGTGCCATCGGTATACCGTCCCGTGTCGTAACGAACTACTCCTCAGCGCACGACACGCAAGCCTCCCTCACGGTGGACTACTTCGTGGACAAGAGTGGCAAAATTATGGAGGAGATGAACGCCGACTCCATCTGGAACTATCACGTGTGGAATGAGGTGTGGATGCAGCGGCCCGATCTGGGCATCAGCTCAGACGGTGACTATGGTGGCTGGCAAGCGATCGATGCTACGCCCCAGGAAAGCTCGGACGGAATGTTCCGCTGTGGTCCCGCGTCCGTGTTGGCGGTGAAGCTGGGCGAAGTGCTCAAACCGTACGATAATAACTTTCTCTTTGCGGAGGTTAATGCGGACAAGGTGTTTTGGCGCTACACCGGGCCACACCATCCGCTGAAGTTGCTGCGCAAGGATGTGCTTGGAATTGGGCTGTTTATCAGCACGAAGGCAGTCGGACGGTGGGAGCGGGAGGACATTACGTCAAGCTACAAGTTTGCAGAAAAGTCGGAAGAAGAACGGGCCACAATGCTGAAGGCGCTGAAGCAAGCTAACAGCTACTTTAGCCGCTACTATCTGAACGAGGAGTTCAATGAGGTTTACTTTAACTTTGAGCTGCGGGATGATATTAAGATCGGTGAACCGTTCAGTGTG ATATTGACGGTCAAAAATCGATCATCGGAAAACCGGCACGTGGTAGAGGGATCGCTTCACGTCGATACCGTACTGTACACGGGCAAAGATCGGGAAAGCGTAAAGGTGGACAAGTTCTCCGTCACACTTGAACCTGGCACGGAAGAGTCCATCCGTATGATCGTTGAGTTCCACGAGTACTATCGCAAGCTGCGCGATCAGGCAGCATTCAACATCTCCTGTATGGCGACCGTACTCGATACGGAGTTTGAGTTCTACGCGCAGGATGATTTCCGTGTGCGCAAGCCGGATATAAAGATATCACTGCTTGGTAAGCCAGTATCGCAGGCACCTGTTGATGTGCAGTTTACGCTTGAAAATCCGCTCCCGATACCGCTGCACAAGGGACTGTTCCATCTGGAAGGATCGGGCATTGGCAAACCGCTTCTTTTTAAG CACGCTGAAATCGCACCCGGAGAGAAGGTCTCCAACACATTCACTATGACACCACCGTACTCGGGACGGTTGACGCTCGCTGCCAAGTTTACCTCGAAAGAGCTGGACGATGTGGATGGCTTCTTGGCGTTCCTCGCCCATCCACGACCGGAGGATATCATCACGGAGGTGGAAGATAACGTAATCGTTGCCCGGACGGACGTGATCGATTAG